In Streptomyces sp. SN-593, a single genomic region encodes these proteins:
- a CDS encoding LacI family DNA-binding transcriptional regulator gives MARGKAAGGNGGKAVTLAMVAQRAGVSAQTVSNALNSPDLLAGETLERVRRAIADLDYRPSQAARSLRTRSSRLIGYGVAPTPPSISTSVLDRFLHALSDSADSAGYRVLLFAAPVGADDEQERYDQLLRDHSVDAFVLSNTHRGDRRPAWLAKREIPFVAFGRSWSARDVGDWVDVDGAHGTAEAVDHLVAAGHRRIGLLGWPRGSGSGDDRARGWREAMERHGLPVRGLRQAAEDDAQAAQQAVAPLLDGANAVTAVVAVSDTLALGVYRALRERGRTPGTDVAVVGFDDSPAAALLSPSLSSLHQPLEEVGRACTRLLVHRIAHPRADPQRLLLPPELVVRESSAPRRPDGAGTAHTDPRPRPE, from the coding sequence GTGGCGCGTGGCAAAGCCGCAGGTGGCAATGGGGGCAAGGCGGTGACGCTGGCCATGGTGGCGCAGCGGGCCGGGGTGTCGGCGCAGACCGTCTCCAATGCGCTGAACTCCCCCGACCTGCTCGCCGGCGAGACCCTGGAGCGGGTCCGCCGGGCGATCGCGGACCTGGACTACCGCCCGAGCCAGGCCGCCCGCTCGCTGCGCACCCGCTCCAGCCGGCTGATCGGCTACGGCGTCGCGCCGACCCCGCCGAGCATCTCCACCTCGGTGCTCGACCGCTTCCTGCACGCGCTGTCCGACTCCGCGGACTCGGCCGGCTACCGGGTGCTGCTCTTCGCCGCGCCGGTCGGCGCCGACGACGAGCAGGAGCGGTACGACCAACTGCTGCGCGACCACTCGGTGGACGCCTTCGTGCTCAGCAACACCCACCGGGGCGACCGGCGGCCGGCGTGGCTGGCCAAGCGGGAGATCCCGTTCGTGGCGTTCGGCCGCTCCTGGTCCGCCCGCGACGTCGGCGACTGGGTCGACGTCGACGGCGCGCACGGCACCGCCGAGGCGGTGGACCACCTGGTCGCCGCCGGCCACCGCCGGATCGGGCTGCTCGGCTGGCCGCGCGGTTCCGGGTCCGGCGACGACCGGGCGCGCGGCTGGCGCGAGGCCATGGAGCGGCACGGCCTGCCGGTGCGCGGCCTGCGGCAGGCCGCCGAGGACGACGCGCAGGCGGCCCAGCAGGCGGTGGCCCCGCTGCTGGACGGCGCCAACGCCGTCACCGCCGTGGTGGCCGTCAGCGACACCCTGGCGCTGGGCGTCTACCGGGCGCTGCGCGAGCGCGGGCGCACCCCGGGCACCGACGTGGCCGTGGTCGGCTTCGACGACTCGCCGGCCGCCGCGCTGCTCTCGCCGAGCCTGAGCAGCCTGCACCAGCCGCTGGAGGAGGTGGGCCGCGCCTGTACCCGGCTGCTGGTCCACCGGATCGCGCACCCGCGGGCCGATCCGCAACGGCTCCTGCTCCCGCCGGAACTGGTGGTGCGGGAGAGTTCCGCGCCGCGGCGCCCGGACGGAGCCGGGACGGCGCACACCGACCCCCGCCCGCGGCCGGAATGA
- a CDS encoding VWA domain-containing protein, translated as MAIDYRKRPRIDYRKAVAGPGGGRRADPAASDAAASGPAGPGPALPGGAGPGGVPGAAGARGSGGAISLEKVAARAPGLVDLYKKAAVSLAKNRVGGRRAAVYLVLDRSGSMRPYYRDGSVQHLAEQTLALAANLDDDGVVPVVFFSTGIDGTAEIGLDSYRDRIGALHDAMGHMGRTNYHLAMRAVIEHYQASGATDPAFVVFQTDGSPTSRPEAERLLCKAAELPLFWQFVGFGDDEFRFLRKLDDLPVPGRRLVDNAGFFPAGPAPREISDGDLYDRLLAEFPSWLAAAGAAGILPD; from the coding sequence ATGGCCATCGACTACCGCAAACGTCCCCGGATCGACTACCGCAAGGCGGTGGCCGGCCCCGGCGGCGGGCGCCGGGCCGACCCCGCCGCCTCGGACGCCGCCGCTTCGGGCCCCGCAGGTCCGGGCCCCGCACTTCCGGGTGGCGCAGGTCCGGGCGGCGTTCCGGGCGCCGCGGGCGCCCGGGGCTCCGGCGGGGCGATCAGCCTGGAGAAGGTGGCCGCCCGGGCGCCCGGCCTGGTGGACCTGTACAAGAAGGCCGCGGTCTCGCTGGCCAAGAACCGCGTGGGCGGCCGGCGCGCCGCCGTCTACCTGGTCCTGGACCGCTCCGGCAGCATGCGGCCGTACTACCGCGACGGCTCCGTCCAGCACCTCGCGGAGCAGACCCTCGCGCTGGCGGCGAACCTCGACGACGACGGCGTGGTCCCGGTGGTCTTCTTCTCCACCGGGATCGACGGCACCGCCGAGATCGGCCTCGACTCCTACCGCGACCGGATCGGCGCGCTGCACGACGCGATGGGGCACATGGGGCGCACCAACTACCACCTCGCCATGCGGGCGGTGATCGAGCACTACCAGGCGTCCGGGGCGACCGACCCGGCCTTCGTCGTGTTCCAGACCGACGGGTCGCCGACGTCGCGGCCGGAGGCGGAGCGGCTGCTGTGCAAGGCCGCGGAACTCCCGCTGTTCTGGCAGTTCGTGGGGTTCGGCGACGACGAGTTCCGCTTCCTGCGCAAGCTCGACGACCTCCCGGTGCCCGGCCGCCGCCTCGTCGACAACGCCGGCTTCTTCCCGGCCGGCCCGGCGCCGAGGGAGATCTCCGACGGCGACCTCTACGACCGCCTCCTGGCGGAGTTCCCCTCCTGGCTCGCCGCGGCCGGCGCCGCCGGCATCCTCCCGGACTGA
- a CDS encoding SDR family NAD(P)-dependent oxidoreductase, with protein sequence MTSPSSPAPSSPAPSSSAPSSAPGSAAGGAAAAPASAVFLVSGASRGLGREIVVAAAEAGHRVVAGVRSPKSLDDLAARYGDRLAVVPLDVTDDDQARAAVRTAVDRFGRLDVLVNNAGYANVGAVEDVAFDDFRAQIDTNLLGVVRLTQAALPVLREQGSGHVVQVSSVGGRLATPGLSAYQAAKWAVGGFSSVLAAEVAPLGIKVTVLEPGGMSTDWAGSSMRIDPVRPEYEPTVGVSAARHGSGSVTNASDPVKVARLVLDVVALPDPPLRLLVGADAFRYATAAGRALLASDEQHRELSESTTADGATAAETDPLGHA encoded by the coding sequence ATGACGTCCCCGTCCTCACCCGCACCCTCCTCACCCGCACCGTCCTCGTCCGCACCCTCTTCCGCCCCCGGGTCCGCCGCCGGCGGGGCCGCGGCCGCCCCGGCCTCCGCCGTCTTCCTGGTCAGCGGGGCCTCCCGCGGGCTGGGCCGGGAGATCGTGGTGGCCGCCGCCGAGGCCGGGCACCGCGTGGTGGCCGGCGTCCGCTCGCCGAAGTCCCTGGACGACCTCGCCGCGCGCTACGGCGACCGGCTCGCCGTCGTCCCCCTGGACGTAACCGACGACGACCAGGCCCGGGCCGCGGTGCGCACCGCGGTCGACCGCTTCGGCCGGCTCGACGTGCTGGTCAACAACGCCGGGTACGCCAACGTCGGCGCCGTGGAGGACGTCGCCTTCGACGACTTCCGCGCGCAGATCGACACCAACCTGCTGGGCGTGGTCCGGCTCACCCAGGCGGCGCTGCCAGTGCTGCGCGAGCAGGGCTCGGGCCACGTCGTGCAGGTCTCCTCCGTGGGCGGCCGGCTGGCCACCCCGGGCCTGTCGGCGTACCAGGCCGCGAAGTGGGCGGTCGGCGGCTTCTCCTCGGTGCTCGCGGCCGAGGTCGCCCCGCTCGGCATCAAGGTCACGGTGCTGGAACCCGGCGGCATGTCCACGGACTGGGCCGGCTCCTCGATGCGGATCGACCCGGTGCGGCCGGAGTACGAACCCACCGTGGGCGTCTCGGCGGCCCGGCACGGCTCCGGCTCGGTCACCAACGCGAGCGACCCGGTCAAGGTCGCCCGCCTCGTCCTCGACGTCGTGGCCCTGCCCGACCCGCCGCTGCGGCTGCTCGTCGGCGCCGACGCCTTCCGCTACGCCACCGCCGCCGGCCGCGCCCTGCTCGCCTCCGACGAGCAGCACCGGGAGCTGAGCGAGTCCACCACCGCCGACGGCGCGACCGCCGCCGAGACCGACCCGCTCGGCCACGCCTGA
- a CDS encoding purine-cytosine permease family protein yields MTTTEQPRVPGLEVRSIDYVPLRERHGRLWHLGPLWFMSNAQIATLAVGLISITGGGNLIWSLISIVLGTALGTFFMAFHSAQGPQLGLPQMIQSRPQFGYVGALLVWLFAYVQYAGFNVFNTILAGQAMSHTAHGGVKWWVAGVTVLALVVAFVGYDVIHRAEQVLTYVFLAVFGVFTVGVLVTLHYPAGSFDLGGFRWTPFLAQFGVVAGYQISWAIYVSDYSRYLPPDVTVRRTFYWTYFGSALGGAWLMVLGCLLAAWAGKDFDTIASIDAAGDKVFDGFGAVVLVFSALGLVSVTALNMYGGSLTLISAFDSVRKIRPTIGARLLTLVLTAALSLAGALAATSDFLTNFNNFLLLVLYLFIPWTAVNLMDYYVVRRGHYAIAEIFKPHGVYGRWGWRGIISYLVGFGAMVPFFSVGTLFTGPAAKALNGADISLFIGLPVSGLLYWWLARTIDVAAEIELAEAEAASLEATGTA; encoded by the coding sequence GTGACGACCACCGAGCAACCCCGTGTACCGGGTCTGGAAGTCCGATCGATCGACTACGTCCCCCTGCGCGAGCGGCACGGCAGACTCTGGCACCTGGGCCCGCTGTGGTTCATGTCGAACGCGCAGATCGCCACCCTCGCCGTCGGCCTGATCAGCATCACCGGCGGCGGGAACCTGATCTGGTCGCTGATATCCATCGTGCTGGGCACCGCGCTGGGCACGTTCTTCATGGCGTTCCACTCCGCGCAGGGGCCGCAGCTCGGGCTGCCGCAGATGATCCAGTCCCGGCCGCAGTTCGGCTACGTCGGCGCGCTGCTGGTGTGGCTGTTCGCGTACGTGCAGTACGCCGGGTTCAACGTCTTCAACACGATCCTGGCCGGCCAGGCGATGAGCCACACCGCGCACGGCGGGGTGAAGTGGTGGGTGGCGGGCGTGACGGTGCTCGCGCTGGTGGTCGCGTTCGTCGGGTACGACGTCATCCACCGCGCCGAGCAGGTCCTCACCTACGTGTTCCTGGCCGTCTTCGGCGTCTTCACCGTCGGGGTGCTGGTGACGCTGCACTACCCGGCCGGGTCCTTCGACCTCGGCGGCTTCCGCTGGACGCCGTTCCTGGCGCAGTTCGGGGTGGTGGCCGGCTACCAGATCAGCTGGGCGATCTACGTGTCGGACTACTCCCGCTACCTGCCGCCGGACGTCACCGTGCGCAGGACCTTCTACTGGACGTACTTCGGCTCGGCGCTCGGCGGCGCGTGGCTGATGGTGCTCGGGTGCCTGCTCGCCGCGTGGGCGGGCAAGGACTTCGACACCATCGCGTCGATCGACGCGGCCGGCGACAAGGTCTTCGACGGCTTCGGCGCGGTGGTGCTGGTCTTCTCGGCGCTCGGCCTGGTCTCGGTCACGGCGCTGAACATGTACGGCGGTTCGCTGACGCTGATCAGCGCGTTCGACTCGGTCCGCAAGATCCGCCCGACCATCGGCGCGCGGCTGCTGACGCTCGTGCTCACCGCGGCGCTGTCGCTGGCCGGGGCGCTCGCCGCGACGTCCGACTTCCTGACGAACTTCAACAACTTCCTGCTGCTGGTGCTCTACCTGTTCATCCCGTGGACCGCGGTGAACCTGATGGACTACTACGTGGTGCGCCGCGGCCACTACGCCATCGCGGAGATCTTCAAGCCGCACGGCGTCTACGGCCGGTGGGGGTGGCGCGGGATCATCTCCTACCTGGTCGGCTTCGGCGCGATGGTGCCGTTCTTCTCGGTCGGCACCCTCTTCACCGGGCCCGCGGCCAAGGCGCTGAACGGCGCGGACATCTCGCTGTTCATCGGCCTGCCGGTGTCCGGGCTGCTGTACTGGTGGCTCGCCCGCACCATCGACGTGGCGGCCGAGATCGAACTGGCCGAGGCGGAGGCCGCGTCGCTGGAGGCGACCGGGACGGCGTGA
- a CDS encoding carbohydrate ABC transporter permease, with protein sequence MSVIHRNPGRRQRRPVSTVLVLSAATLLGVVYVLPFVIQLVTSFKTDPDAAAHPLSLLPNPFTLASYRRLFGGGGGESIPFTRWLGNSVLVTVLITGGRVFFDSLAGYALARLDFRGRNLLFNGLLTVLSVPGVVLLIPKFLVLNQLGMFDTYAGMVVPLLVDAAGVFIMRQFFLSVPKEVEEAARMDGAGVFRTFWSVVLPMARPALITLTILSFQSSWNEFTHFLVATQSPQYETLTTGLARFVSGSLSAGTQYPLKLTAALLATVPVAVLFFVFQRHFVRGANSGSVKG encoded by the coding sequence ATGAGCGTCATCCACAGGAACCCCGGCCGCCGGCAGCGCCGACCGGTGAGCACCGTGCTGGTGCTGAGCGCGGCCACGCTGCTGGGCGTGGTGTACGTCCTGCCGTTCGTGATCCAGCTCGTCACGTCGTTCAAGACCGACCCCGACGCGGCCGCGCACCCGCTGTCGCTGCTGCCGAACCCGTTCACGCTGGCGTCCTACCGGCGGCTGTTCGGGGGCGGCGGGGGCGAGTCGATCCCGTTCACGCGCTGGCTGGGCAACTCGGTGCTGGTCACCGTCCTGATCACCGGCGGCCGGGTGTTCTTCGACTCGCTCGCCGGCTACGCCCTGGCCCGGCTGGACTTCCGCGGCCGGAACCTGCTCTTCAACGGCCTGCTGACGGTGCTGTCGGTGCCCGGCGTGGTGCTGCTCATCCCCAAGTTCCTGGTGCTCAACCAGCTCGGCATGTTCGACACGTACGCCGGCATGGTCGTCCCGCTGCTGGTGGACGCGGCCGGGGTGTTCATCATGCGGCAGTTCTTCCTGTCGGTGCCGAAGGAGGTGGAGGAGGCCGCGCGGATGGACGGCGCCGGGGTCTTCCGCACCTTCTGGTCGGTGGTGCTGCCGATGGCCCGCCCGGCGCTGATCACGCTGACGATCCTGTCGTTCCAGTCGTCCTGGAACGAGTTCACCCACTTCCTGGTGGCCACCCAGTCCCCCCAGTACGAGACCCTGACCACCGGCCTGGCCCGCTTCGTCTCCGGCAGCCTCAGCGCGGGCACGCAGTACCCGCTCAAGCTCACCGCGGCCCTGCTCGCCACCGTCCCGGTCGCCGTGCTGTTCTTCGTCTTCCAGCGCCACTTCGTGCGCGGGGCCAACTCCGGTTCCGTGAAGGGCTGA
- a CDS encoding TetR family transcriptional regulator gives MTRDAEATRRRLLRAATEEFAAYGIAGARVDRIAAAAQSNKAQIYHYFGSKDGLFDAVFDAMCRETVDAVPIDPADLPGYAGRLFDSYEERPWVQRLATWYRLERAGSGTLIAVVTESNAAKIDAVAGAQRDGLLPTRFSAEELLGLVLHLSGFWSANTPEFDARLAGQGAVRRRKVVTDAVAALIAG, from the coding sequence ATGACCAGGGATGCGGAGGCGACCCGCCGCCGGCTGCTGCGCGCGGCGACCGAGGAGTTCGCCGCGTACGGCATCGCGGGAGCCCGGGTGGACCGGATCGCCGCCGCGGCGCAGAGCAACAAGGCGCAGATCTACCACTACTTCGGCAGCAAGGACGGCCTGTTCGACGCCGTCTTCGACGCCATGTGCCGCGAGACCGTGGACGCGGTGCCGATCGACCCGGCGGACCTGCCCGGGTACGCCGGCCGGCTCTTCGACTCCTACGAGGAGCGGCCCTGGGTGCAGCGCCTCGCGACCTGGTACCGGCTGGAGCGGGCCGGCAGCGGGACGCTGATCGCGGTGGTGACCGAGAGCAACGCGGCGAAGATCGACGCGGTCGCCGGGGCGCAGCGCGACGGCCTGCTGCCCACCCGGTTCAGCGCGGAGGAACTGCTCGGGCTGGTGCTGCACCTGTCGGGCTTCTGGAGTGCCAACACCCCGGAGTTCGACGCGCGGCTGGCCGGACAGGGGGCGGTGCGGCGGCGGAAGGTGGTCACGGACGCGGTGGCGGCGCTGATCGCGGGGTGA
- a CDS encoding carbohydrate ABC transporter permease, with the protein MRKEQQGGAAAVALPAVRRTGTAGPGGAGGAGGTARPDGPGGAEEATGAPGRTRPGGRSGGSGRSGGFGRSGRTGRPRGSLASRHHGRWGWLFVSPMVIVLGLFLLLPILMALWVSLLNWDGQSDPFSSAADFVGVRNYTDLFGSSGGLTHQLFMISLRNNLYYVLLVVPLQTVLALGLALAVNSRRLKRKGPLRTAFFFPSVTSSIAISTVFLFLFQGSGAVNALLKWVGITGPKWFTDAHGLVWSVLGAVGLVDPDRPVHALAAHGVLGLSWWDWLAGPSIAMCTIIVLAIWTTSGTFMLMFLAALQDVPAELEEQARVDGAGRWQSLRHVTLPALRPVIFLVLTLGLIGTWQVFDAVYVMSQGAPGNTTLTPAYLSYTSGFQDSDYGHAAAIAFVLLAIIMLMTLVQRVLLRERGEHPGRGRRLLGRNR; encoded by the coding sequence ATGCGCAAGGAGCAGCAGGGCGGCGCGGCGGCCGTCGCACTGCCCGCGGTCCGCCGGACGGGGACGGCCGGACCGGGCGGTGCCGGCGGCGCGGGCGGAACCGCGCGGCCGGACGGCCCCGGCGGGGCGGAGGAGGCGACCGGGGCGCCCGGGCGGACCCGTCCGGGCGGGAGGAGCGGGGGGTCGGGGCGGTCCGGGGGGTTCGGGCGGTCCGGGAGGACGGGGAGGCCGCGGGGCAGCCTCGCCAGCCGCCACCACGGCCGCTGGGGCTGGCTGTTCGTCAGCCCGATGGTGATCGTGCTCGGCCTGTTCCTGCTGCTCCCGATCCTGATGGCGCTGTGGGTCAGCCTGCTGAACTGGGACGGCCAGTCCGACCCGTTCAGCTCCGCGGCCGACTTCGTCGGGGTGCGCAACTACACCGACCTGTTCGGCAGCAGCGGCGGCCTGACCCACCAGCTCTTCATGATCTCGCTGCGCAACAACCTCTACTACGTGCTGCTGGTGGTGCCGCTCCAGACCGTGCTCGCGCTGGGCCTGGCGCTGGCGGTCAACAGCCGCCGGCTGAAGCGCAAGGGGCCGCTGCGCACCGCGTTCTTCTTCCCGTCCGTCACCAGCTCCATCGCGATCTCCACCGTCTTCCTCTTCCTGTTCCAGGGCAGCGGCGCCGTCAACGCGCTGCTGAAGTGGGTGGGCATCACCGGGCCGAAGTGGTTCACCGACGCGCACGGCCTGGTCTGGTCGGTGCTGGGGGCGGTCGGCCTGGTCGACCCGGACCGGCCGGTGCACGCGCTGGCCGCGCACGGCGTGCTCGGGCTGTCCTGGTGGGACTGGCTGGCCGGGCCGTCCATCGCGATGTGCACGATCATCGTGCTGGCGATCTGGACCACGTCGGGCACCTTCATGCTGATGTTCCTCGCCGCGCTCCAGGACGTGCCCGCCGAACTGGAGGAGCAGGCCCGGGTGGACGGCGCCGGCCGCTGGCAGTCGCTGCGCCACGTCACCCTGCCCGCGCTGCGCCCGGTGATCTTCCTGGTGCTCACCCTCGGGCTCATCGGCACCTGGCAGGTCTTCGACGCGGTCTACGTGATGAGCCAGGGCGCCCCCGGCAACACCACCCTCACCCCCGCCTACCTGTCGTACACCTCCGGCTTCCAGGACAGCGACTACGGCCACGCCGCCGCGATCGCGTTCGTCCTGCTGGCGATCATCATGCTGATGACGCTGGTGCAGCGGGTGCTGCTGCGGGAGCGCGGCGAGCACCCCGGCCGCGGCCGCCGACTCCTCGGGAGGAACCGATGA
- a CDS encoding SCO6745 family protein, with product MTLKAARHCNAALNPLHSLIYFAPEAEREYTAIGLEPGGMGYFASRSAAMGAVGAGTVAATFYNFNPALIARFIPRAWEAAQPSAVLDARLRAVEGALRRVLGEDAADDPEVAEAAALAATATEACAAPGRPMYAAHADLDAPKAPQLALWHAAALLREHRGDGHITALAGAGLDGLEALITHTATGAAFTPDFARATRGWSQEEWDAGCERLRERGLLDADGALTPAGTELRREIEDTTDRLAVDPYRHLGEAGTARLTEIAARLTRKAAENGAFPAGLSAAPK from the coding sequence ATGACACTCAAGGCAGCCCGGCACTGCAACGCCGCGCTCAACCCGCTGCACTCGCTGATCTACTTCGCGCCCGAGGCCGAGCGGGAGTACACCGCGATCGGCCTGGAGCCCGGCGGCATGGGGTACTTCGCCAGCCGGTCCGCGGCCATGGGCGCCGTGGGCGCGGGCACGGTGGCGGCCACCTTCTACAACTTCAACCCCGCGCTGATCGCCCGGTTCATCCCCCGTGCGTGGGAGGCCGCGCAGCCGTCGGCCGTGCTGGACGCGCGGTTGCGGGCGGTGGAGGGCGCGCTGCGCCGGGTACTGGGCGAGGACGCCGCCGACGACCCCGAGGTCGCCGAGGCCGCCGCGCTGGCGGCCACCGCCACCGAGGCGTGCGCCGCCCCCGGCCGCCCGATGTACGCCGCCCACGCCGACCTCGACGCGCCGAAGGCGCCGCAGCTCGCGCTCTGGCACGCCGCCGCGCTGCTGCGCGAGCACCGCGGCGACGGCCACATCACCGCGCTGGCCGGTGCCGGGCTCGACGGCCTGGAGGCGCTGATCACCCACACCGCGACCGGTGCGGCCTTCACCCCGGACTTCGCCCGCGCCACCCGCGGCTGGAGCCAGGAGGAGTGGGACGCCGGCTGCGAGCGGCTGCGCGAGCGCGGCCTGCTCGACGCGGACGGCGCCCTCACCCCGGCGGGCACCGAACTGCGCCGCGAGATAGAGGACACCACCGACCGGCTGGCCGTGGACCCCTACCGCCACCTCGGCGAGGCCGGCACCGCCCGCCTCACCGAGATCGCCGCCCGCCTGACCCGTAAGGCCGCGGAGAACGGCGCGTTCCCGGCGGGCCTCTCGGCGGCGCCGAAGTAG
- a CDS encoding sugar ABC transporter substrate-binding protein — MMNVRRAAPAALCGALLLAGCSSNFGSDSSSKQDSGGKQHLTVMIGSSGDAETDAVKAAAAAWAKQTGNTVTVTPAQNLDQQLGQALAGGKPPDVFYVGSSTFANYAKGNSLYAYGDQLSYQDDFSDSLRKSFSYDGKFVCAPKDTSTLALAVNTDLWKKAGLTAADYPTTWPQLETVAKKLTTSGRTGLVVDASYNELGVFMKQAGGWITDPGQTAVTADSAANVQALTYVKKLLKEGVLKFPKQVDTGWGGEALGTQKAAMTIEGNWLTGAMSADYPKVGYKVLPLPEGPAGKGTLSFSTCWGIANKSAHHAAAVSLVKAFTSVPQELSFAGAYGVLPSRTSALASYSAKYPANKAFADGASYGQGPVTVPGFSKVLTQFDTDLSGLATADPKTILASLQKNGTAALKSGG; from the coding sequence ATGATGAACGTACGCAGAGCCGCCCCCGCCGCCTTGTGCGGCGCCCTCCTGCTGGCCGGTTGCTCGTCGAACTTCGGCAGCGACTCCAGCAGCAAGCAGGACAGCGGAGGCAAGCAGCACCTCACCGTGATGATCGGCTCGTCCGGCGACGCCGAGACCGACGCGGTGAAGGCGGCGGCCGCCGCCTGGGCGAAGCAGACCGGCAACACCGTCACGGTCACCCCGGCGCAGAACCTCGACCAGCAGCTCGGGCAGGCCCTGGCGGGCGGCAAGCCGCCGGACGTCTTCTACGTCGGCTCCAGCACCTTCGCCAACTACGCGAAGGGCAACTCGCTGTACGCGTACGGCGACCAGCTCTCCTACCAGGACGACTTCTCCGACTCGCTGCGCAAGTCCTTCTCCTACGACGGCAAGTTCGTCTGCGCGCCCAAGGACACGTCCACGCTGGCGCTGGCGGTCAACACGGACCTGTGGAAGAAGGCCGGGCTGACCGCCGCCGACTACCCCACCACCTGGCCGCAGTTGGAGACGGTCGCGAAGAAGCTCACCACCTCCGGGAGGACCGGGCTGGTGGTCGACGCCTCCTACAACGAGCTGGGCGTCTTCATGAAGCAGGCCGGCGGCTGGATCACCGACCCCGGCCAGACCGCGGTGACCGCCGACAGCGCCGCGAACGTCCAGGCGCTCACCTACGTCAAGAAGCTGCTGAAGGAGGGTGTGCTGAAGTTCCCCAAGCAGGTGGACACCGGATGGGGCGGTGAGGCGCTGGGCACCCAGAAGGCCGCGATGACCATCGAGGGCAACTGGCTGACCGGCGCGATGAGCGCGGACTACCCCAAGGTCGGCTACAAGGTGCTGCCGCTGCCGGAGGGACCGGCGGGCAAGGGCACCCTGTCGTTCAGCACCTGCTGGGGCATCGCCAACAAGAGCGCCCACCACGCCGCGGCCGTCTCGCTGGTGAAGGCGTTCACCTCGGTGCCGCAGGAGCTGTCGTTCGCCGGCGCCTACGGCGTGCTGCCCTCCCGCACCAGCGCGCTCGCCTCGTACAGCGCGAAGTACCCCGCGAACAAGGCGTTCGCCGACGGCGCGTCCTACGGGCAGGGGCCGGTGACGGTCCCGGGCTTCTCGAAGGTGCTGACGCAGTTCGACACCGATCTGAGCGGGCTGGCCACCGCCGACCCGAAGACGATCCTCGCGAGCTTGCAGAAGAACGGCACGGCGGCGCTGAAGTCCGGCGGGTGA